A window from Bosea sp. ANAM02 encodes these proteins:
- the panC gene encoding pantoate--beta-alanine ligase — protein sequence MAGITVFETVAAMREAVAGWHAAGDKVALVPTMGALHEGHIALVSEGQRHARRVIITIFVNPTQFAPHEDFKKYPRTFDDDCAKLVAAGADAVFFPSVAEMYPAGFATRVLLLGPAAVGLEDRFRPTHFEGVATICCKLFTQSRADFAIFGEKDYQQLKVVTRMAADLDLGITIVPLATIREADGLAMSSRNRYLSAEHRALAPLLQRAMQDLAARIRNRDDLFKAMADAQNEIIGAGFELDYLEARHAETLAPIASLADGPIRLILAARIGSTRLLDNIPV from the coding sequence ATGGCGGGAATCACGGTTTTCGAGACGGTCGCCGCAATGCGCGAGGCCGTAGCCGGCTGGCACGCCGCTGGCGACAAGGTCGCACTGGTTCCGACCATGGGCGCGCTGCACGAGGGCCATATCGCGCTCGTCAGTGAAGGCCAGCGCCATGCGAGGCGCGTCATCATCACGATCTTCGTCAACCCGACGCAGTTCGCGCCGCATGAGGATTTCAAGAAATACCCGCGCACCTTCGACGACGATTGCGCCAAGCTGGTCGCGGCCGGAGCCGATGCGGTGTTCTTCCCCTCGGTCGCGGAGATGTACCCGGCCGGCTTCGCCACCCGCGTATTGCTGCTCGGCCCGGCCGCCGTCGGGCTGGAGGACCGCTTCCGCCCGACGCATTTCGAAGGCGTCGCGACCATCTGCTGCAAGCTCTTCACGCAGTCGCGCGCAGATTTTGCGATCTTCGGCGAGAAGGACTACCAGCAGCTCAAGGTCGTGACCCGCATGGCCGCCGACCTCGATCTCGGCATCACGATCGTTCCGCTGGCGACGATCCGCGAGGCGGACGGCCTCGCGATGTCCTCGCGCAACCGGTACCTCTCGGCCGAGCATCGGGCGCTTGCGCCGCTGCTCCAGCGCGCGATGCAGGATCTCGCCGCGCGCATCCGCAACCGCGACGACCTGTTCAAGGCGATGGCCGATGCCCAGAACGAAATCATCGGCGCCGGCTTCGAGCTCGACTATCTCGAAGCGCGCCATGCCGAGACCCTGGCGCCGATCGCCTCGCTGGCGGACGGGCCGATCCGGCTGATCCTCGCCGCCCGCATCGGCAGCACGCGGTTGCTCGACAATATCCCGGTGTGA
- a CDS encoding VWA domain-containing protein, giving the protein MSERKDRAVGKAGATAPATQSQPGEIDRFLGAAKQLAPLATGQAGRLVFALDATMSRQPTWDLACSLQARMFDVTSQSGGLAVQLVYFRGIGECRASGWVGEPARLTGLMRKIACEGGQTQIARVLRHVRDEAKTVPVRAFVYVGDAMEEDVDALAALAGELGLRGIRGFVFQEGHDPAASGAFATIARLTGGAHARFDVNAPASLLDLLRGAAAYAAGGREAMLRLAGSIPAVKGLIASMDGGRR; this is encoded by the coding sequence ATGAGCGAGAGGAAGGACCGGGCCGTCGGCAAGGCAGGTGCGACCGCGCCGGCGACGCAGTCGCAGCCGGGCGAGATCGACCGCTTTCTCGGTGCGGCGAAGCAGCTCGCGCCCCTGGCGACAGGGCAGGCGGGGCGACTGGTCTTCGCGCTCGACGCCACGATGAGCCGCCAGCCGACATGGGACCTCGCCTGTTCGCTGCAGGCCCGGATGTTCGACGTCACATCGCAAAGCGGCGGGCTGGCGGTGCAGCTCGTCTACTTCAGAGGGATCGGTGAGTGCCGCGCTTCCGGCTGGGTCGGCGAGCCGGCGCGCCTGACCGGGCTGATGCGCAAGATCGCCTGCGAGGGCGGGCAGACCCAGATCGCGCGCGTGCTGCGCCATGTCCGCGACGAGGCGAAGACGGTGCCGGTGCGGGCCTTCGTCTATGTCGGCGATGCGATGGAGGAGGATGTCGATGCGCTCGCGGCGCTCGCCGGCGAGCTCGGCCTGCGCGGCATCCGCGGCTTCGTCTTCCAGGAGGGGCATGATCCGGCGGCGAGCGGCGCTTTCGCCACGATCGCGCGATTGACCGGCGGTGCCCATGCCCGTTTCGACGTGAATGCGCCGGCCTCCCTGCTCGATCTCCTTCGCGGGGCTGCCGCCTATGCGGCCGGCGGGCGCGAGGCGATGCTCAGGCTGGCGGGCTCGATCCCTGCGGTGAAGGGGCTGATCGCTTCGATGGATGGAGGCCGCCGGTGA
- a CDS encoding DnaJ domain-containing protein: MSLLYGVAVLILVWWLAKLFAGANPKVLARLAKTGGGVAALGIAGLLMVRGRMDMAIFLGGVGAWLLGWSATGPGGIRFPWADRSGPTPGATSKVKSALLEMELDHDSGAMAGHVTAGPHAGRALDSLDMAELAVLMRDCLTRDPDGARLLEAYLDRRSPGWREDAQRDGDAGQRGAPGAGAMTQQEAYDILGLQPGAGEEAVREAHRALMKRIHPDAGGTSGLAARVNQAKDVLLKQR, encoded by the coding sequence GTGAGTCTGCTTTACGGCGTTGCCGTGCTCATCCTGGTCTGGTGGCTGGCGAAGCTCTTCGCCGGAGCCAACCCCAAAGTGCTGGCACGCCTGGCCAAGACCGGTGGCGGTGTCGCGGCGCTCGGCATCGCCGGGCTCCTGATGGTGCGCGGCCGGATGGATATGGCGATTTTCCTCGGCGGCGTCGGCGCCTGGCTGCTCGGCTGGAGCGCGACCGGGCCGGGCGGTATCCGCTTTCCCTGGGCCGACCGCTCCGGCCCGACGCCGGGCGCGACTTCCAAGGTCAAGTCGGCCCTGCTGGAGATGGAGCTGGACCACGATAGCGGCGCGATGGCAGGCCACGTCACGGCCGGTCCCCATGCGGGGCGGGCGCTCGACAGCCTCGACATGGCGGAGCTTGCCGTGCTGATGCGCGACTGCCTCACGCGCGATCCGGACGGAGCCCGGCTGCTAGAGGCATATCTCGACCGCCGGTCGCCCGGCTGGCGTGAAGACGCTCAGCGTGATGGCGACGCGGGGCAGCGCGGCGCGCCGGGCGCGGGCGCGATGACGCAGCAGGAGGCCTACGATATCCTGGGGCTTCAGCCGGGGGCGGGCGAGGAGGCGGTCCGCGAAGCCCACCGGGCCCTGATGAAGCGCATCCACCCGGATGCCGGGGGCACCAGCGGCCTTGCCGCTCGCGTCAACCAGGCCAAGGACGTCCTTCTGAAGCAGCGCTAG
- a CDS encoding D-alanyl-D-alanine carboxypeptidase, producing MLSGCVGLRRSRLRAVAGLIGVVAVAATVASSPAEARKRRHHAGGGYTPPYAAMVVDARTGRTLHAVNEDAARIPASLTKVMTLYMLFEQMERGRFTMDTELKVSSYAASQPPTKLGLRAGSTIAVEDAIKSMITLSANDSSVVVAENIAGSEDAFAEQMTRKARALGMSSTRFYNPHGLPHSPPNITTARDLTILARAIQERFPKYYPLFSMRAFQYGSRTIRGHNRLLGKVEGVDGIKTGYTRASGFNLMTSARSEGRHVVSIVLGGRSGASRDKIMTDLVLASLPRASTSGRASVMVAEAPEPEERPRSLPVQQAAAEPAPIPVPRPRQQVEEQPLPAAARAYAPMPTTTPIAPPRPVAVAGGQPLQISGMRPVAATTTPSAMRWSIGAQPADAKVLRPPANVDVTSSIAKAPEPVAEPVKVAEAKAEIPAAPVARKVEPAPAKVQAQEPAPAMSHQAAIVASGKWVIQLGATDDEGKAKEILARAKAKASSSLASASPFTEKVAKGGSTLFRARFAGFDDSKDAQNACNQLKRGGFACFATRG from the coding sequence ATGTTGTCTGGTTGCGTTGGGTTGCGGCGGTCGCGTCTGCGGGCCGTTGCCGGTCTGATCGGTGTCGTCGCCGTTGCGGCCACGGTCGCCTCCTCCCCCGCCGAGGCGCGCAAGCGCCGGCATCACGCGGGCGGGGGCTATACCCCTCCCTATGCCGCGATGGTGGTCGATGCCAGGACCGGCCGCACCTTGCATGCGGTCAACGAGGATGCCGCGCGCATACCGGCCTCGCTGACCAAGGTCATGACGCTCTACATGCTGTTCGAGCAGATGGAGCGCGGCCGCTTCACCATGGATACCGAGCTCAAGGTCTCGTCCTACGCGGCCTCGCAACCGCCAACCAAGCTCGGCCTGCGCGCCGGCTCGACCATCGCCGTAGAGGACGCGATCAAGAGCATGATCACGCTCTCGGCCAACGATTCCTCCGTCGTGGTCGCCGAGAACATCGCCGGCTCCGAGGACGCTTTCGCCGAGCAGATGACGCGCAAGGCGCGCGCGCTCGGCATGAGCTCGACCCGCTTCTACAACCCGCACGGCCTGCCCCATTCCCCGCCGAACATCACGACGGCGCGCGACCTCACCATCCTCGCCCGCGCGATCCAGGAGCGTTTCCCGAAATACTATCCGCTCTTCTCGATGCGCGCCTTCCAGTACGGCAGCCGCACGATCCGCGGCCATAACCGCCTGCTCGGCAAGGTCGAGGGCGTCGACGGCATCAAGACCGGCTACACCCGCGCCTCCGGCTTCAACCTGATGACCTCCGCCAGATCGGAAGGCCGGCATGTCGTCTCGATCGTGCTCGGCGGCCGTTCCGGCGCCTCGCGCGACAAGATCATGACCGATCTCGTGCTGGCCAGCCTGCCGCGCGCCTCGACCAGCGGCCGCGCCTCGGTGATGGTCGCCGAGGCTCCGGAGCCGGAGGAGCGGCCGCGCTCGCTGCCGGTTCAGCAGGCCGCCGCCGAGCCCGCGCCGATCCCGGTGCCGCGCCCGCGCCAGCAGGTCGAGGAGCAGCCTCTTCCGGCCGCCGCCCGCGCCTATGCTCCGATGCCGACCACCACGCCGATCGCGCCGCCGCGCCCGGTCGCTGTCGCCGGCGGCCAGCCGCTGCAGATCTCCGGCATGCGCCCGGTCGCCGCCACGACGACGCCCTCGGCCATGCGCTGGTCGATCGGTGCCCAGCCGGCCGATGCCAAGGTCCTGCGCCCTCCGGCGAATGTCGACGTCACCTCATCGATCGCCAAGGCGCCCGAGCCCGTCGCCGAGCCGGTGAAGGTGGCCGAGGCGAAGGCCGAGATTCCGGCCGCCCCGGTTGCCCGCAAGGTCGAGCCCGCTCCCGCCAAGGTTCAGGCGCAGGAGCCCGCTCCCGCCATGTCGCATCAGGCCGCGATCGTCGCGTCCGGCAAATGGGTGATCCAGCTCGGCGCCACCGATGACGAAGGCAAGGCCAAGGAAATCCTGGCCCGCGCCAAGGCCAAGGCCTCATCCTCGCTCGCCAGTGCCTCGCCCTTCACCGAGAAGGTCGCCAAGGGCGGTTCCACCCTCTTCCGCGCCCGTTTCGCCGGTTTCGACGACTCCAAGGATGCGCAGAATGCCTGCAACCAGTTGAAGCGCGGCGGCTTCGCCTGCTTCGCCACCCGCGGCTGA
- a CDS encoding phasin family protein: MMQQFETMQKASKENVDAALKAFGTTSKGVQAIAVETTDYAKKSFEAGTATLEKLAGVKTFDKALEIQADFIKTSFEGAVAQLTKMGELYTALAKDAYKPFEGIVAKAVPTAPKA; this comes from the coding sequence ATGATGCAGCAGTTCGAGACCATGCAGAAGGCTTCCAAAGAGAACGTCGACGCCGCCCTGAAGGCTTTCGGCACCACCTCGAAGGGCGTGCAGGCGATCGCCGTCGAGACCACCGACTATGCCAAGAAGTCCTTCGAAGCCGGCACCGCCACGCTCGAGAAGCTCGCTGGCGTGAAGACCTTCGACAAGGCCCTGGAGATCCAGGCCGATTTCATCAAGACCTCGTTCGAGGGCGCCGTCGCCCAGCTCACCAAGATGGGCGAGCTTTACACCGCTCTCGCCAAGGACGCCTACAAGCCGTTCGAAGGCATCGTTGCCAAGGCCGTCCCGACCGCCCCGAAGGCGTGA
- a CDS encoding GNAT family N-acetyltransferase, producing the protein MTALVIRGAEQADLPALQNLYRHLLPEDERCPDDRAAAILESLRRFEGSAVLIGLLGTDLVASCTLVVIPNLTRGGTPYALIENVVTDSGHRNRGLGKAILKAALDRAWAAACYKAMLMTGSKKPSTLAFYEAAGFEQSKTGFQARRLPIRAE; encoded by the coding sequence ATGACCGCGCTCGTCATTCGCGGAGCAGAGCAGGCCGACCTGCCCGCGCTTCAGAACCTCTATCGCCATCTCCTCCCGGAGGATGAGCGCTGCCCGGATGACAGGGCCGCGGCGATTCTGGAAAGCCTGCGGCGGTTCGAAGGCAGCGCCGTCCTGATCGGCCTCCTCGGCACCGATCTGGTCGCAAGCTGCACATTGGTCGTCATCCCGAACCTGACGCGGGGCGGCACACCCTATGCGCTGATCGAGAACGTCGTCACCGATTCCGGCCATCGCAATCGCGGGCTGGGGAAAGCGATCCTGAAGGCTGCGCTCGACCGCGCCTGGGCGGCCGCATGCTACAAGGCGATGCTGATGACGGGCTCGAAGAAGCCGTCGACGCTCGCCTTCTACGAAGCTGCCGGTTTCGAACAGTCCAAGACCGGCTTTCAGGCCAGGCGGCTCCCGATCCGCGCCGAATGA
- a CDS encoding L,D-transpeptidase encodes MIIDARNGGAGAKASLERRPGLVDRRSFLVGSAVGLGALGLGGCAGDGMSLAEAQQMYGPVPDKKFAIPAADVTKVDRKYWRRTVRYESKEEPGTIIVDPANYYVYRIEGDGNATRYGANVGRDGFRWSGDAYVGRKSEWATWTPPPEMIKRQPEAAKYARGMPGGLDNPLGARTLHLYQNGKYTLYTIYASSDEESIGSGITSGCVGLLSQDMIDLYDQTPVKTKVVVLPA; translated from the coding sequence ATGATCATCGATGCTAGGAATGGCGGCGCCGGCGCGAAGGCTTCGCTGGAACGCCGGCCCGGCCTTGTCGACCGCCGTTCGTTTCTGGTCGGCTCGGCCGTCGGCCTCGGCGCGCTCGGGCTCGGCGGCTGCGCCGGCGACGGCATGAGCCTCGCCGAGGCCCAGCAGATGTACGGGCCGGTGCCGGACAAGAAATTCGCGATTCCCGCAGCGGACGTCACCAAGGTCGACCGGAAATACTGGCGCCGCACCGTCCGCTACGAGAGCAAGGAAGAGCCCGGCACGATCATCGTCGATCCCGCCAACTACTATGTCTATCGCATCGAGGGCGACGGCAACGCCACCCGCTACGGCGCCAATGTCGGTCGCGACGGCTTCCGCTGGAGCGGCGACGCCTATGTCGGACGCAAGTCCGAATGGGCGACCTGGACCCCGCCGCCGGAAATGATCAAGCGCCAGCCCGAAGCGGCGAAATATGCCCGCGGCATGCCCGGTGGGCTCGACAATCCGCTCGGCGCCCGCACGCTGCATCTCTACCAGAACGGCAAGTACACGCTCTACACGATCTATGCCTCGAGCGACGAGGAATCGATCGGCTCCGGCATCACCAGCGGCTGCGTCGGCCTGCTCAGCCAGGACATGATCGATCTCTACGACCAGACGCCGGTCAAGACGAAGGTCGTCGTCCTGCCGGCCTGA
- a CDS encoding L,D-transpeptidase, with protein sequence MLTRRSFTFPALSVAAAGLAGCGSRSIVALPEIGQGPRGLSTRTLARPNYAEVYADYPGERFPIQAIDYQRIDARYLRQTVEFPRDEKPGSIVVDPAGYHLYFVESPRVATRYGVGVGREGFGWSGAARINMKRDWADWVPPPEMIARDPAIRAQLEQTPRGLGVRGGSKSPLGARTLYLFGEGRDLGYRIHGTFEPYTVGTNVSSGCIRMINQDIAHLYARVSLGTPVTVLPV encoded by the coding sequence ATGCTGACCCGCCGCTCGTTTACCTTTCCCGCCCTCTCCGTCGCGGCAGCGGGCCTGGCCGGATGCGGCTCGCGCAGCATCGTCGCCTTGCCTGAGATCGGCCAGGGCCCGCGAGGGCTCTCGACCCGCACGCTCGCCCGGCCGAACTATGCCGAGGTCTATGCAGACTATCCCGGCGAGCGCTTTCCGATCCAGGCGATCGACTACCAGCGCATCGACGCCCGCTATCTCAGGCAGACCGTCGAGTTTCCGCGCGACGAGAAGCCGGGCTCGATCGTCGTCGACCCCGCCGGCTATCACCTCTATTTCGTCGAATCCCCGCGCGTCGCGACGCGCTATGGCGTCGGCGTGGGGCGCGAGGGCTTCGGCTGGTCGGGCGCGGCCCGGATCAACATGAAGCGCGACTGGGCCGACTGGGTGCCGCCGCCGGAGATGATCGCGCGCGACCCGGCGATCAGGGCCCAGCTCGAGCAGACCCCGCGCGGGCTCGGCGTGCGCGGAGGCTCGAAAAGCCCGCTCGGCGCCCGCACCCTCTATCTCTTCGGCGAGGGACGCGACCTCGGCTACCGCATCCACGGCACCTTCGAGCCCTATACGGTCGGCACCAATGTCTCATCGGGCTGCATCCGCATGATCAACCAGGACATCGCCCATCTCTACGCGCGTGTCTCGCTCGGCACGCCCGTAACCGTGCTGCCCGTGTGA
- a CDS encoding DUF1330 domain-containing protein, with translation MRPTDVVFNRFKSGSDHASASAAICISPPRGLKQMPLRWMRRGKACCDMMIVATAEAKMAKAYWVAAYRSVSDPNALAEYAKLSGPAIMAAGGRILARGTPAHLYEAGLQQRTVVIEFDSVEQAKAAHDSAAYQEALKALGSAAERDIRIIEGV, from the coding sequence ATGCGCCCAACCGACGTTGTTTTCAATCGGTTCAAATCGGGAAGCGACCATGCATCGGCTTCGGCCGCGATCTGCATTAGCCCACCTCGCGGCTTGAAGCAGATGCCGTTACGCTGGATGCGACGCGGCAAGGCATGCTGCGACATGATGATTGTCGCAACAGCGGAGGCGAAGATGGCAAAGGCGTACTGGGTGGCAGCGTATCGTTCGGTCAGCGATCCGAACGCCCTGGCGGAGTATGCCAAGCTGAGCGGTCCTGCCATCATGGCGGCGGGCGGTCGAATCCTGGCGCGTGGGACGCCGGCTCACCTCTATGAGGCCGGCCTGCAACAGCGGACGGTCGTGATCGAGTTCGATTCCGTCGAGCAAGCCAAGGCCGCGCATGACAGCGCCGCCTATCAGGAAGCGCTCAAGGCGCTCGGCAGCGCAGCAGAGCGCGATATTCGCATCATCGAAGGCGTATGA
- a CDS encoding altronate dehydratase family protein: MLDKSAPPRTLKLNAADNVVVAVDPVDLGVTAAGVEALKRIPRGHKMAIAPIAKDQPIRKFGQIIGFAASDIVPGDWVHEHNTGFHAFDRDYAFAQEAKPEFVLPVERQATFEGFRRANGKAGTRNYVGILTSVNCSASAARFMAEEVKRSGLLADYPNVDGVIALTHGTGCGIDYNGESFEVLKRTTWGYACNPNMAAVLVVGLGCEGFQISRMKEAYGVTESDVFRTLTIQETGGTKKAVAAGIEALKVMLPIANRAVRETVPASELMLALQCGGSDGYSGITANPALGAAVDILVEHGGTAILSETPEIYGAEHLLTRRAATREVGEKLVGIIKWWEDYTERARMSMNNNPSPGNKAGGLTTILEKSLGAAAKGGTKTLSAVYHYAEPVKAKGFVYMDTPGYDPVAATGQVAGGSNILAFTTGRGSAYGCKPTPSVKLATNTPIYEKMIDDMDINCGDVLDGVSLEQKGREIFETLLKIASGERSKSEQLGYGDAEYVPWQIGATM, from the coding sequence ATGCTCGACAAGTCCGCGCCGCCCCGCACGCTCAAGCTCAACGCCGCCGACAATGTCGTCGTCGCGGTCGATCCCGTCGATCTCGGCGTGACCGCGGCCGGGGTCGAGGCGCTGAAGCGCATCCCGCGCGGGCACAAGATGGCGATCGCGCCGATCGCCAAGGATCAGCCGATCCGCAAGTTCGGCCAGATCATCGGCTTCGCGGCCAGCGATATCGTGCCGGGCGACTGGGTGCACGAGCACAATACCGGCTTCCACGCCTTCGACCGCGACTATGCCTTCGCGCAGGAGGCCAAGCCCGAATTCGTGCTGCCGGTCGAGCGGCAGGCGACCTTCGAGGGCTTCCGCCGCGCCAATGGTAAGGCCGGCACGCGCAATTACGTGGGCATCCTGACCTCGGTGAACTGCTCGGCCTCGGCCGCGCGTTTCATGGCCGAGGAGGTCAAGCGCTCGGGCCTGCTCGCGGATTATCCCAATGTCGACGGCGTGATCGCGCTGACCCACGGCACGGGCTGCGGCATCGACTATAACGGCGAGAGCTTCGAGGTGCTGAAGCGCACCACCTGGGGCTATGCCTGCAACCCGAACATGGCGGCGGTGCTGGTCGTCGGCCTGGGCTGCGAGGGCTTCCAGATCAGCCGCATGAAGGAGGCCTATGGCGTCACCGAAAGCGACGTCTTCCGGACGCTGACGATCCAGGAGACCGGAGGCACGAAGAAGGCGGTCGCCGCCGGCATCGAGGCGCTGAAAGTGATGCTGCCGATCGCCAACCGGGCGGTGCGCGAGACGGTGCCGGCCTCCGAGCTGATGCTGGCCCTGCAATGCGGCGGCTCGGACGGCTATTCCGGTATCACCGCCAATCCGGCACTGGGCGCGGCCGTTGACATCCTCGTTGAGCATGGCGGCACCGCGATCCTCTCGGAGACGCCCGAAATCTACGGCGCCGAGCATCTGCTGACGCGCCGTGCCGCCACCCGCGAGGTCGGCGAGAAGCTCGTTGGCATCATCAAGTGGTGGGAGGACTATACCGAGCGCGCCCGGATGAGCATGAACAACAATCCCTCGCCGGGGAACAAGGCGGGCGGGCTCACCACCATCCTGGAGAAGTCGCTGGGTGCGGCGGCCAAGGGCGGCACCAAGACGCTCTCGGCGGTCTATCATTATGCCGAGCCGGTGAAGGCGAAGGGCTTCGTCTACATGGACACGCCCGGCTACGATCCCGTCGCGGCGACCGGGCAGGTGGCCGGCGGCTCGAACATCCTCGCCTTCACGACGGGGCGCGGCTCGGCCTATGGCTGCAAGCCGACGCCTTCGGTCAAGCTCGCGACCAACACGCCGATCTACGAGAAGATGATCGACGACATGGACATCAATTGCGGCGACGTGCTCGACGGCGTCTCGCTGGAGCAGAAGGGCCGCGAGATCTTCGAGACGCTCCTGAAGATCGCCTCGGGCGAGCGGAGCAAGTCCGAGCAGCTCGGCTATGGCGACGCCGAATACGTGCCCTGGCAGATCGGCGCGACGATGTGA
- a CDS encoding aminotransferase: protein MPTTATASLNPDLIDTGTPPIPEAQGWARAYGGARGPLIDLSQAVPGAPPPTALLEKLATAAAEPGSTRYGGITGDATLREAYAADISRIYGTVFKPAEVAITSGCNQAYVVTMMALARAGDNVLLPTPWYFNHEMTLTMLGVEARPLPCAPEAGFVPDVATAEPLIDDRTRAIVLVTPNNPTGSVYPPETIAAFSALCARRGIWLVLDETYRDFLPGDVVRPHEVFATTSWQDSVIGLYSFSKAYAIPGWRLGAITAGEPALAQIGKVLDCVQISPVRAGQAAVTWGIDGIRDWRERNRAEINARADLFRKAMAPLNGWRVLSAGAYFAYVAHPFAGVKAAEVARRLVEDCGVLALPGPYFGPGQESHLRIAIANVAADRIEGLRERLTGFAI, encoded by the coding sequence ATGCCGACGACCGCCACCGCCTCGCTCAATCCCGATCTCATCGACACCGGCACGCCGCCGATCCCGGAGGCGCAGGGCTGGGCACGCGCCTATGGCGGCGCCCGCGGCCCGCTGATCGACCTTTCGCAGGCGGTTCCCGGCGCCCCGCCTCCGACAGCTCTGTTAGAGAAACTGGCGACGGCCGCGGCCGAGCCCGGCAGCACGCGCTATGGCGGCATCACCGGCGACGCGACCTTGCGCGAGGCCTATGCGGCCGACATTTCGCGCATCTACGGCACGGTCTTCAAGCCGGCCGAGGTCGCTATCACCTCAGGCTGCAACCAGGCCTATGTCGTGACGATGATGGCGCTGGCGCGGGCGGGCGACAACGTGCTGCTGCCGACGCCCTGGTATTTCAACCACGAGATGACGCTGACCATGCTCGGCGTCGAGGCCCGGCCGCTACCCTGCGCGCCGGAAGCCGGCTTCGTGCCGGATGTCGCGACGGCCGAGCCACTGATCGACGACCGCACCCGCGCCATCGTCCTCGTCACTCCCAACAACCCGACCGGCTCGGTCTATCCACCTGAGACCATCGCGGCCTTTTCCGCGCTCTGCGCAAGGCGCGGCATCTGGCTGGTGCTGGACGAGACTTATCGCGATTTCCTGCCTGGGGACGTTGTCAGGCCGCATGAAGTCTTCGCGACAACAAGCTGGCAGGATTCGGTGATCGGCCTCTACAGCTTCTCGAAAGCCTATGCGATTCCGGGCTGGCGCCTCGGCGCGATCACCGCCGGCGAACCGGCGCTCGCCCAGATCGGCAAGGTGCTCGACTGCGTCCAGATCAGCCCGGTCCGGGCCGGTCAGGCGGCGGTGACCTGGGGCATCGACGGCATTCGCGACTGGCGCGAGCGCAACCGCGCCGAGATCAACGCCCGCGCCGATCTCTTCCGCAAGGCGATGGCGCCGCTCAACGGCTGGCGCGTGCTCTCGGCCGGCGCCTATTTCGCCTATGTCGCCCATCCGTTCGCGGGCGTGAAGGCGGCCGAAGTCGCGCGCCGCCTGGTCGAGGATTGTGGCGTGCTCGCCCTGCCCGGTCCCTATTTCGGTCCCGGCCAGGAAAGCCACCTGCGCATCGCCATCGCCAATGTCGCGGCCGACAGGATCGAAGGCTTGCGCGAGCGGCTGACGGGTTTTGCGATCTGA
- a CDS encoding Sir2 family NAD-dependent protein deacetylase produces MQDETEDAIAALQELLDEADSIVSFTGAGISTESGVPDFRTPGSPWMVNKPIPYDAFVQSREVRIEAWRRKFTMDDHYREAAPNSGHRALARLVAEGRSPAIVTQNIDGLHQASGVSEDKVIELHGNGTYATCLTCGWRHELAAIRPVFEATGEPPACTVCGGPVKSATISFGQAMPQEAMKRAQLLALECDLFLVVGSSLVVFPAATLPVIAKRQGAKLVILNREPTELDPIADLVIRAESGAVLGALLR; encoded by the coding sequence ATGCAGGACGAGACCGAGGATGCCATCGCCGCATTGCAGGAACTGCTCGACGAGGCGGACAGCATCGTCAGCTTCACCGGCGCCGGCATCTCGACGGAATCGGGCGTGCCGGATTTCCGCACGCCGGGCTCGCCCTGGATGGTCAACAAGCCGATTCCCTACGACGCCTTCGTCCAGAGCCGCGAGGTCCGGATCGAGGCCTGGCGCCGCAAGTTCACGATGGACGACCATTATCGCGAGGCGGCGCCCAATAGCGGCCATCGCGCGCTCGCCCGGCTGGTGGCGGAGGGGCGTTCGCCGGCCATCGTCACCCAGAACATCGACGGCCTGCACCAGGCCTCCGGCGTGTCCGAGGACAAGGTGATCGAACTGCATGGCAACGGCACCTATGCGACCTGCCTGACCTGCGGCTGGCGGCATGAACTGGCGGCGATCCGCCCGGTCTTCGAGGCGACGGGCGAGCCGCCGGCCTGCACGGTCTGTGGCGGCCCGGTGAAATCGGCGACGATCTCCTTCGGGCAGGCGATGCCGCAGGAGGCGATGAAGCGGGCGCAGCTCCTGGCGCTGGAGTGCGACTTGTTCCTCGTCGTCGGCTCGTCGCTGGTGGTCTTTCCGGCCGCGACCCTGCCGGTGATCGCCAAGCGGCAGGGGGCGAAGCTCGTCATCCTCAACCGCGAGCCCACCGAGCTCGACCCGATCGCCGACCTCGTCATCCGTGCCGAAAGCGGGGCGGTGCTGGGCGCGTTGCTGCGTTAG